One stretch of Streptomyces sp. NBC_01363 DNA includes these proteins:
- a CDS encoding phosphatase PAP2 family protein, translating into MQHASTAPAPRPRPRWWTELPLLALVYGAYSAGRLVARGDVSTAVDHGLSILRLEKTLHINLEHPLNRLLTAHPSIGIPSDFAYASLHYLVTPAVLIWLFRRRQEVYRKARTWLMTSTLLGLIGFTLMPTCPPRLLEAQHGFVDTMAQYSSYGWWGTEASAPRGMGGMTNQYAAMPSLHVGWALWCGILLWRHSKNPYVRAAGVAYPLITTFVVMGTANHYLLDAVAGAAVMGVGALLARPVTRLADRIRDRVEARFPRVAPVAKSPIVSAGCKTSAGERIPGQRTTSADSTDAAASADADASAGRAPRADTGAPAGAGAAGDDTPAAAR; encoded by the coding sequence ATGCAGCATGCCAGCACCGCGCCCGCGCCGCGCCCGCGGCCCCGTTGGTGGACCGAGCTGCCACTGCTGGCCCTGGTGTACGGGGCCTACTCGGCGGGCCGGCTGGTGGCGCGCGGCGACGTGTCCACCGCCGTCGACCACGGCCTGAGCATCCTGCGCCTGGAGAAAACGCTCCACATCAACCTCGAACATCCGCTCAACCGGCTGCTCACCGCGCACCCCTCGATAGGCATACCCTCCGACTTCGCGTACGCGTCCCTGCACTATCTCGTCACCCCGGCCGTCCTGATCTGGCTCTTCCGCCGCCGCCAGGAGGTCTACCGCAAGGCCCGCACCTGGCTGATGACCTCCACCCTGCTCGGCCTGATCGGCTTCACGCTGATGCCGACCTGCCCGCCCCGGCTGCTGGAGGCCCAACACGGCTTCGTCGACACGATGGCGCAGTACAGCTCGTACGGCTGGTGGGGCACGGAGGCCAGCGCCCCGCGCGGCATGGGCGGAATGACCAATCAGTACGCGGCGATGCCGAGCCTGCACGTCGGCTGGGCGCTCTGGTGCGGAATCCTGCTGTGGCGCCACAGCAAGAACCCGTACGTCCGGGCCGCGGGTGTCGCCTATCCCCTGATCACCACGTTCGTGGTGATGGGCACGGCCAACCACTACCTCCTCGACGCGGTCGCGGGCGCCGCCGTGATGGGCGTCGGAGCCCTGCTGGCCCGGCCCGTGACGCGCCTCGCGGACCGGATCAGGGACCGGGTCGAAGCCCGCTTCCCGCGGGTCGCCCCGGTCGCGAAGTCCCCGATTGTCAGTGCCGGATGCAAGACTTCCGCGGGTGAGCGAATCCCTGGCCAGCGGACCACCTCCGCAGACTCCACCGATGCCGCGGCATCGGCCGACGCAGACGCCTCGGCCGGTCGCGCACCCCGGGCCGACACCGGCGCCCCCGCAGGAGCGGGAGCGGCGGGGGACGACACTCCGGCAGCGGCTCGCTGA
- a CDS encoding histidine phosphatase family protein — translation MAPRILLARHGQTEWSVKGNHTGRTDIPLLDAGRAGAKLLGERLRHGPWADLPGLEVRTSPLLRARETCDLAGFADRAEPWDALMEWDYGAYEGMTPAEIKAIRPDWFIWRDGVPEGETLAELSARADEIVAWARSADRDVLVFAHGHILRALGARWLGEDVSFAARIRLDPTSLSVLGWAYGAPAIERWNDTGHLDR, via the coding sequence ATGGCACCGCGTATCCTGCTCGCCCGGCACGGCCAGACGGAATGGTCCGTCAAGGGCAATCACACCGGCAGGACGGACATCCCGCTGCTCGACGCCGGCCGTGCGGGCGCGAAGCTCCTCGGCGAGCGGCTGCGGCACGGGCCGTGGGCGGACCTGCCGGGCCTGGAAGTGCGCACCAGCCCGTTGCTGCGGGCCAGGGAGACCTGCGACCTCGCGGGATTCGCGGACCGGGCCGAGCCGTGGGACGCGCTCATGGAGTGGGACTACGGGGCGTACGAGGGGATGACCCCGGCCGAGATCAAGGCGATCCGCCCGGACTGGTTCATCTGGCGCGACGGGGTGCCGGAGGGGGAGACCCTGGCCGAGCTGTCCGCCCGCGCCGACGAGATCGTGGCGTGGGCCCGCTCGGCCGACCGCGATGTGCTGGTCTTCGCCCACGGTCACATCCTGCGGGCGCTGGGCGCGCGGTGGCTCGGCGAGGACGTGTCGTTCGCGGCGCGGATCCGGCTCGATCCGACGTCGCTGTCGGTGCTCGGGTGGGCGTACGGGGCCCCCGCGATCGAACGCTGGAACGACACGGGCCACCTGGACCGCTGA
- a CDS encoding tetratricopeptide repeat protein, protein MVSTGAVPNLAFRRLRGRRSAGEFAAAVRRSAREIGEQVACDARYIGRVESGEIRCPNYAYERVFLHMFPGTTLADLGFSPRETVRGRGARTTAESPPPPTLHSDPDEESDVLRRVFMTSGTTTMATATLGPCLGSTSAAAAAPPDPYRVGESEVSAVEKAVRQIRLLDDRHGGDGLYRRASRPLRAAYALLDSGAATKRSTADRLHAGAGELAISVGWLAHDSGRFEDARSHYAEALATARVAGDPALEAHAFCNTSFLARDTGRPRESVRAAEAGQRAAQPLGSPRLLALLALREAGGRAGLGDRTGCERALGRAHTAFGRGPCDADPEWMTFFREAELEMLEAQCWSALGDWSRAARHARRATRLQDPHFTRNLALYRAELTWDLARAGRAAEAATAGHRVLDLLDRVQSTRIRAMLAEAVGVLMPQRGVAEVGEFLERHAEVTEAATSA, encoded by the coding sequence ATGGTGTCGACAGGGGCAGTTCCCAACCTCGCCTTCCGGCGGCTGCGCGGCCGGCGCTCCGCCGGGGAGTTCGCTGCCGCGGTACGCAGATCGGCCCGCGAGATCGGCGAGCAGGTCGCGTGCGACGCCCGGTACATCGGACGCGTGGAGTCCGGGGAGATCCGCTGCCCCAACTACGCGTACGAACGGGTCTTCCTGCACATGTTCCCCGGAACGACCCTGGCGGACCTGGGCTTCTCACCGCGCGAGACCGTACGCGGCCGGGGGGCGCGGACCACTGCCGAAAGTCCACCGCCCCCTACGCTCCACAGCGACCCCGACGAGGAGAGCGACGTGCTGCGTCGCGTATTCATGACGAGCGGCACCACCACGATGGCGACCGCGACCCTGGGCCCGTGCCTCGGCTCCACATCTGCCGCTGCCGCCGCCCCGCCCGACCCGTACCGGGTCGGCGAGAGCGAGGTGAGCGCCGTCGAGAAGGCGGTGCGGCAGATCCGGCTGCTCGACGACCGGCACGGCGGTGACGGCCTGTACCGCAGGGCGTCCCGGCCGCTGCGGGCGGCGTACGCGCTGCTCGACTCCGGGGCGGCCACCAAGCGCTCCACCGCCGACAGACTGCATGCCGGAGCGGGCGAACTGGCCATCTCGGTGGGCTGGCTGGCCCATGACTCGGGCCGGTTCGAGGACGCCCGCTCGCACTACGCGGAGGCGCTCGCCACGGCGCGGGTGGCCGGTGATCCGGCGCTGGAGGCACACGCGTTCTGCAATACGTCGTTCCTGGCCCGGGACACCGGGCGGCCCCGCGAGTCCGTGCGCGCGGCGGAGGCCGGACAGCGGGCGGCCCAGCCGCTGGGCTCGCCCCGGCTGCTGGCACTGCTCGCGCTGCGGGAGGCGGGGGGCCGGGCGGGGCTCGGGGACCGTACCGGCTGCGAACGGGCCCTCGGCCGGGCGCACACCGCGTTCGGGCGCGGTCCGTGCGACGCCGATCCGGAGTGGATGACCTTCTTCCGGGAGGCGGAGCTGGAGATGCTGGAGGCGCAGTGCTGGTCGGCGCTGGGCGACTGGTCGCGGGCGGCCCGGCACGCGCGGCGGGCCACCCGGCTCCAGGACCCGCACTTCACCCGGAACCTGGCGCTGTACCGGGCCGAGCTGACCTGGGACCTGGCCCGCGCGGGCCGGGCCGCGGAGGCGGCGACGGCGGGCCACCGGGTGCTGGACCTGCTGGACCGCGTCCAGTCGACCCGCATCCGGGCGATGCTGGCGGAGGCGGTGGGAGTGCTGATGCCCCAGCGGGGCGTGGCGGAGGTAGGGGAGTTCCTGGAGCGGCACGCGGAGGTGACGGAGGCCGCCACGTCCGCGTAG
- a CDS encoding spermidine synthase, whose amino-acid sequence MARRGASSGGAGARKRSDRKAGNRTGDKAEGRGERGAGRAGRGAEPLAEPVDGSLAELVPDRERPRAWTLTLDGAPQSHVDLDDPTFLSFEYQRRIGHIADLVASPGQPLHVVHLGGGAFTLARYIAATRPRSTQQIVEVDAALVQLVRRELPLDPQARIRVRATDARAGLGKIQDGWADLVIADVFSGARTPAHLTSTEFLAEVRRVLKPGGSYVANLADGPPLTHLRGQIATAATVFPELALAADPTVWRGRRFGNAVLLASDLPLKVAELTRRVATDPHPGRVEHGQALADFTGGAAPVSDADAKPSPAPPPSAFG is encoded by the coding sequence GTGGCACGTCGAGGAGCGTCGAGCGGGGGTGCGGGCGCCCGCAAGCGGTCCGACCGCAAGGCCGGGAACCGGACCGGGGACAAGGCCGAGGGCAGGGGCGAACGCGGTGCCGGGCGCGCCGGGCGCGGGGCGGAGCCCCTCGCCGAACCGGTGGACGGCTCCCTCGCCGAGCTGGTCCCCGACCGGGAGCGGCCACGCGCCTGGACGCTGACGCTGGACGGCGCCCCGCAGTCCCATGTGGATCTCGACGACCCCACGTTCCTGTCCTTCGAGTACCAGCGCAGGATCGGCCACATCGCCGATCTCGTCGCATCCCCCGGACAGCCCCTGCACGTGGTGCACCTGGGCGGCGGGGCCTTCACGCTCGCCCGCTACATCGCCGCGACCCGGCCCCGTTCCACCCAGCAGATCGTCGAGGTGGACGCCGCGCTCGTCCAACTGGTCCGCCGGGAGCTGCCGTTGGACCCGCAGGCCAGGATCCGGGTCAGGGCCACCGACGCCCGCGCCGGGCTCGGGAAGATCCAGGACGGCTGGGCGGATCTCGTCATCGCCGATGTCTTCAGCGGGGCCCGTACCCCCGCACACCTCACCAGCACCGAGTTCCTCGCCGAGGTCCGCCGGGTCCTGAAGCCCGGCGGGAGCTATGTCGCCAACCTCGCGGACGGGCCGCCGCTGACCCATCTGCGCGGCCAGATCGCCACCGCGGCCACGGTCTTCCCCGAGCTGGCGCTCGCCGCAGACCCGACCGTGTGGCGAGGCCGCCGCTTCGGCAACGCCGTGCTGCTCGCCTCGGACCTGCCGCTGAAGGTCGCGGAGCTGACCCGCCGGGTCGCGACCGATCCGCATCCCGGACGCGTCGAACACGGGCAGGCCCTCGCCGACTTCACCGGCGGTGCGGCGCCGGTGAGTGACGCGGACGCCAAGCCGTCCCCGGCGCCGCCGCCGTCGGCCTTCGGATAG
- the leuA gene encoding 2-isopropylmalate synthase codes for MREETVLMSDRQSPMHGFPTICTPRGPVPADAPRWNPQRASSMPSHRYRSAFDRIEVPLTGRTWPQARIEHAPLWVPVDLRDGNQALAEPMDTPRKRRMFDLLVAMGFKQIEIGYPSASRTDFDFVRHLAGSGAVPADVTVVVFTPAKQDLIERTFESIEGMDRAVVHLYIPTAPVWRDVVLGRSRAEVHGTVLESARQMERLARARPGTDIRFEFSPEVFVLTEPDFILEICNSLTELWDATPDRPVIHNLPATVEIATPNVYADQIEYMHRHLQRRDSVILSVHPHNDRGTGTACAELAVLAGAQRVEGCLFGNGERTGNVDLVNLALNLHAQGVDPMIDFSDIDEIRRTVEYCNRLPVPPRHPYGGDLVYTAFSGTHQDAISKGFAHHASSGSELWSVPYLPIDPADVGRTYEAVIRVNSQSGKGGIAHLLRSNYGVDLPARLRADFSRTVQAATDDSGLEATPKDLWELFDTAYLTPGRDGSVALTSWSTDRNPAGEHRFICTLRVDEREGDYEGTGNGPVSAFTRALAAAGIEVDILDFTEHATGPGQGSPAMAYAECQVGGEVCWGAGQDTSVLTASILAVLSAVNRAEGTHGRTA; via the coding sequence ATGCGAGAAGAGACCGTCCTCATGTCCGACCGTCAGTCACCGATGCACGGCTTCCCCACCATCTGCACCCCGCGCGGGCCCGTGCCCGCCGACGCCCCCCGCTGGAATCCGCAGCGGGCGAGTTCCATGCCCTCCCACCGCTATCGCTCCGCGTTCGACCGCATCGAAGTCCCGCTGACAGGCCGTACCTGGCCGCAGGCCCGTATCGAGCATGCCCCGCTCTGGGTGCCGGTGGATCTGCGCGACGGCAACCAGGCGCTGGCCGAGCCCATGGACACGCCGCGCAAGCGCCGGATGTTCGATCTGCTCGTCGCGATGGGGTTCAAGCAGATCGAGATCGGCTATCCCTCCGCGAGCCGCACCGACTTCGACTTCGTCCGGCACCTGGCCGGAAGCGGCGCCGTGCCGGCCGACGTGACCGTGGTCGTCTTCACCCCGGCCAAGCAGGATCTGATCGAGCGGACCTTCGAGTCCATCGAGGGGATGGACCGCGCGGTCGTCCATCTGTACATCCCGACCGCCCCCGTCTGGCGCGACGTGGTGCTCGGCCGCAGCCGGGCCGAGGTGCACGGCACGGTGCTGGAGTCCGCGCGGCAGATGGAGCGGCTGGCGCGGGCGCGGCCCGGGACGGACATCCGGTTCGAGTTCTCCCCCGAGGTGTTCGTCCTCACCGAGCCGGACTTCATCCTGGAGATCTGCAACAGCCTCACCGAGCTGTGGGACGCCACCCCGGACCGGCCGGTCATCCACAACCTGCCCGCCACGGTGGAGATCGCGACGCCGAACGTGTACGCGGACCAGATCGAGTACATGCACCGTCATCTGCAGCGACGGGACTCGGTGATCCTCTCCGTCCATCCGCACAACGACCGCGGCACCGGCACCGCGTGCGCCGAACTCGCCGTCCTGGCGGGCGCGCAGCGGGTGGAGGGCTGCCTGTTCGGCAACGGGGAGCGCACCGGCAACGTCGACCTGGTCAATCTGGCACTCAACCTGCATGCCCAGGGCGTCGACCCGATGATCGACTTCTCCGACATCGACGAGATCCGCCGCACGGTCGAGTACTGCAACCGGCTGCCGGTGCCGCCCCGCCACCCCTACGGCGGCGATCTCGTGTACACGGCGTTCTCCGGCACCCACCAGGACGCCATCAGCAAGGGCTTCGCCCACCACGCGAGCAGCGGTTCCGAGCTGTGGTCGGTGCCGTATCTGCCGATCGACCCGGCGGACGTGGGGCGTACGTACGAGGCGGTCATCCGGGTCAACAGCCAGTCGGGGAAGGGGGGCATCGCCCATCTGCTGCGGAGCAACTACGGGGTGGATCTGCCGGCCAGGCTGCGCGCGGACTTCTCCCGCACGGTGCAGGCCGCGACCGACGACAGCGGTCTGGAGGCCACGCCGAAGGATCTGTGGGAGCTGTTCGACACGGCGTACCTGACGCCCGGACGGGACGGGAGCGTGGCCCTGACCTCCTGGTCCACGGACCGGAACCCGGCCGGCGAGCACCGGTTCATCTGCACGCTGCGGGTGGACGAGCGGGAGGGCGACTACGAGGGCACGGGCAATGGTCCGGTGTCGGCGTTCACCCGTGCGCTGGCCGCCGCCGGCATCGAGGTGGACATCCTCGACTTCACGGAGCACGCGACGGGTCCGGGGCAGGGCAGCCCGGCGATGGCGTACGCGGAGTGCCAGGTGGGCGGAGAGGTGTGCTGGGGAGCGGGCCAGGACACCTCCGTCCTCACGGCCTCGATCCTGGCGGTGCTGTCGGCGGTGAACCGGGCAGAGGGGACGCACGGCCGCACCGCATAG
- a CDS encoding FadR/GntR family transcriptional regulator, with the protein MSSLGPLRPSPLVEQATNHLREQITEGHWPVGTKIPGETTLAKTLGVGRSTVREAVRTLATLGLLQSRQGAGVFVIADRVTEDWPTRLRRAAVTDVYEVRMLIEVQAARLAARRRTDEDLIALDAALAARRAAGAGGDAEFVDADIALHRAVVAAAHNPVLTDLFGEFAPALRQGLIDLVELFGLRREDPDHGDATHDALVRAVVAGDAESAGRAAQAELESTLARLRAA; encoded by the coding sequence GTGTCCTCGCTCGGTCCGCTCCGCCCCAGCCCCCTGGTCGAACAGGCCACGAACCATCTGCGCGAGCAGATCACCGAGGGGCACTGGCCGGTCGGCACGAAGATCCCCGGCGAGACGACCCTGGCCAAGACGCTCGGCGTGGGCCGCTCCACGGTCCGTGAGGCGGTACGCACCCTGGCCACGCTCGGACTGCTCCAGTCCCGCCAGGGCGCGGGCGTCTTCGTCATCGCCGACCGGGTGACGGAGGACTGGCCGACCCGGCTGCGCCGGGCCGCGGTCACCGATGTGTACGAGGTGCGCATGCTGATCGAGGTCCAGGCCGCCCGGCTGGCCGCCCGGCGCCGTACGGACGAGGACTTGATCGCCCTCGACGCGGCGCTCGCCGCACGGCGGGCGGCGGGGGCCGGGGGAGACGCGGAGTTCGTGGACGCGGACATCGCACTGCACCGGGCCGTGGTGGCCGCGGCCCACAATCCCGTACTCACCGATCTCTTCGGCGAGTTCGCACCCGCACTGCGGCAGGGGCTCATCGACCTCGTGGAGCTGTTCGGCCTGCGCCGCGAGGATCCGGACCACGGTGACGCCACCCATGACGCGCTGGTACGGGCCGTGGTCGCCGGGGACGCGGAGTCGGCGGGGCGGGCCGCGCAGGCCGAACTCGAATCCACGCTGGCCCGGCTGCGGGCGGCTTAG
- a CDS encoding ABC transporter substrate-binding protein has translation MRITRTVAGRSRRAAVLATTGLTVPALLLTGCSSDSDSSGSTGPDANGNITLTVADFGQFGYKEAGLFAKYHELHPNITIKEDVTADEKIYYPKLLQQLNSGSGLADVQGIEVGRIKEIADTKADSFVDLGKVIDVDDWVSWKAKQATAPSGAVIGAGTDIGPMSLCYNTELFKKAGLPTDRAEVAKKVEGGWEDYIKLGEEYKKKAPAGTYFMDSASAMFNAVVSSNAEQYYDESGKPIYKESPSVQQGWDLAAEVASKKLSQGLAQFDTNTWVPALRKGTIATVACPAWMAGQISANAGEGNKGKWDITTAPGATAANWGGSFLTVPKSGKNVEEAGKLVKWLTAPEQQAAVFKAIGVFPSNKGAYELPDVKNAKLPYFNDAPIGQIYADEAKSIPEAVLGPKDGVIKDTISTQITNMEQRGTSPDKAWKAATDAIDKAIG, from the coding sequence ATGCGCATCACCCGCACCGTCGCCGGCCGGAGCCGCAGAGCCGCGGTTCTGGCCACCACGGGCCTGACGGTCCCGGCCCTGTTGCTGACCGGCTGCAGCAGCGACTCGGACTCGTCGGGCAGCACGGGCCCCGACGCGAACGGGAACATCACGCTGACCGTCGCCGACTTCGGGCAGTTCGGCTACAAGGAGGCCGGACTCTTCGCCAAGTACCACGAACTGCACCCGAACATCACGATCAAGGAAGACGTCACCGCCGACGAGAAGATCTACTACCCCAAGCTGCTCCAGCAGCTGAACTCGGGCAGCGGTCTCGCCGACGTCCAGGGCATCGAGGTCGGCCGGATCAAGGAGATCGCCGACACCAAGGCGGACTCCTTCGTCGACCTCGGCAAGGTGATCGACGTCGACGACTGGGTCTCCTGGAAGGCCAAGCAGGCCACCGCGCCCAGTGGGGCGGTGATCGGCGCGGGCACCGACATCGGTCCGATGTCCCTCTGCTACAACACCGAGCTGTTCAAGAAGGCCGGTCTGCCGACCGACCGCGCGGAGGTCGCCAAGAAGGTCGAGGGCGGCTGGGAGGACTACATCAAGCTCGGCGAGGAGTACAAGAAGAAGGCCCCGGCGGGGACGTACTTCATGGACTCCGCGAGCGCCATGTTCAACGCGGTCGTGAGCTCGAACGCCGAGCAGTACTACGACGAGAGCGGCAAGCCGATCTACAAGGAGAGCCCCAGCGTCCAGCAGGGCTGGGACCTGGCCGCCGAGGTCGCGTCCAAGAAGCTCTCCCAGGGCCTCGCCCAGTTCGACACCAACACCTGGGTCCCCGCGCTGCGCAAGGGCACCATCGCCACCGTCGCCTGCCCCGCCTGGATGGCCGGTCAGATCTCTGCCAACGCCGGTGAGGGCAACAAGGGCAAGTGGGACATCACCACCGCGCCGGGTGCGACCGCCGCCAACTGGGGCGGCTCCTTCCTCACCGTGCCCAAGTCGGGCAAGAACGTCGAGGAGGCGGGCAAGCTCGTGAAGTGGCTGACCGCGCCCGAGCAGCAGGCGGCCGTGTTCAAGGCGATCGGTGTCTTCCCGTCCAACAAGGGCGCGTACGAACTGCCGGACGTGAAGAACGCGAAGCTCCCGTACTTCAACGACGCCCCGATCGGACAGATCTACGCCGACGAGGCCAAGTCCATCCCCGAGGCGGTGCTCGGCCCGAAGGACGGTGTCATCAAGGACACCATCTCGACCCAGATCACCAACATGGAGCAGCGCGGCACCAGCCCCGACAAGGCATGGAAGGCCGCGACCGACGCGATCGACAAGGCGATCGGCTGA
- a CDS encoding carbohydrate ABC transporter permease — protein MATSTPTPDAYAPPPGGSPHASARSGRQTWRSRLWRFDDKASPYAYIAPFFLVFGAFGLYPLLYTGWIALHRVEMTGLNQMEWAGWDNFDEILHDAEFWTAVTNTFLIGVMSTVPQLLVALGLAHLLNYRLRASTFWRTVVLTPYATSVASAALVFALVFRADGGLLNWVLHFAGLGDTNWANGHWTSKIAISVIVIWRWTGYNALIYLAAMQAVPADLYEAASLDGASRWQQFRKVTIPSLRPTILFTIVISTIGSMQLFGEPLLLEGGRLGATGGNENQYETLSLYLYNYGWNLGHLGPAAAVAWAMLALLLIIAAVNRLIGRFVRTSAV, from the coding sequence GTGGCCACCTCGACTCCCACCCCGGACGCATACGCCCCGCCACCCGGCGGATCCCCGCACGCGTCGGCCCGATCCGGCCGGCAGACCTGGCGGAGCCGGCTGTGGCGGTTCGACGACAAGGCATCGCCGTACGCCTACATAGCCCCGTTCTTCCTCGTCTTCGGTGCGTTCGGCCTCTATCCGCTGCTCTACACCGGATGGATCGCGCTGCACCGGGTGGAGATGACCGGTCTGAATCAGATGGAGTGGGCCGGCTGGGACAACTTCGACGAGATCCTGCACGACGCGGAGTTCTGGACGGCCGTCACCAACACCTTCCTGATCGGCGTCATGTCGACGGTCCCGCAGTTGCTCGTCGCACTGGGCCTGGCCCACCTGCTCAACTACCGGCTCCGCGCCAGCACCTTCTGGCGGACGGTCGTCCTCACCCCGTACGCCACCTCGGTGGCCTCCGCGGCCCTCGTCTTCGCCCTGGTCTTCCGGGCCGACGGCGGACTGCTGAACTGGGTACTGCACTTCGCCGGGCTCGGCGACACCAACTGGGCCAACGGCCACTGGACTTCGAAGATCGCGATCTCCGTCATCGTCATCTGGCGCTGGACCGGCTACAACGCCCTGATCTATCTGGCTGCCATGCAGGCCGTGCCCGCCGATCTGTACGAGGCGGCGTCGCTGGACGGAGCATCGCGCTGGCAGCAGTTCCGCAAGGTGACCATCCCCTCGCTGCGGCCGACGATCCTCTTCACGATCGTCATCTCGACCATCGGCTCCATGCAGCTGTTCGGCGAGCCGCTGCTGCTGGAGGGCGGCAGGCTCGGAGCCACAGGCGGCAATGAGAATCAGTACGAGACGCTCAGCCTCTACCTCTACAACTACGGCTGGAATCTCGGGCACCTCGGTCCGGCCGCCGCAGTGGCCTGGGCGATGCTCGCCCTCCTGCTGATCATCGCCGCGGTCAACCGGCTCATCGGCCGCTTCGTACGCACATCCGCGGTCTGA
- a CDS encoding carbohydrate ABC transporter permease produces MTMTSTVKAPEPTVPPARRRDTRRPSRFGPGAGKQLQGGPFAYIALAVVGIGSLLPLYWTLVAASHTQDEVLATTPPFLPGGRLLHNLDAAWNQAHLGKAIVNSFLVAGCITAATLFFCTLAGYAFAKMRFRGRGALMTGVIATLTIPPQLSVVPLFMMMSDIGWGGQLESVIFPTLVSAFGVFFMRQYLSEALPYELVEAAKIDGANNFRIVRSVVLPVARPAMMVLGMLTFVQAWNDFFWPYLALNQQNPTLQVALGQLSASYTPDQSIVMAGALISTLPLLVVFVIFGKRIVGGIMSGAVKG; encoded by the coding sequence ATGACCATGACCAGTACCGTCAAAGCCCCGGAACCCACGGTCCCGCCCGCCCGCCGACGGGACACGCGGCGCCCGAGCCGGTTCGGGCCGGGCGCGGGCAAGCAGTTGCAGGGCGGCCCGTTCGCCTACATCGCCCTGGCCGTCGTCGGCATCGGCTCGCTGCTGCCGCTCTACTGGACGCTGGTGGCCGCGTCCCACACCCAGGACGAAGTGCTCGCCACCACACCGCCGTTCCTGCCGGGCGGGCGGCTGCTGCACAACCTCGACGCGGCCTGGAACCAGGCACACCTCGGCAAGGCGATCGTCAACAGCTTCCTCGTCGCCGGCTGCATCACGGCGGCGACGCTCTTCTTCTGCACGCTGGCCGGCTACGCCTTCGCCAAGATGCGCTTCCGGGGTCGCGGCGCGCTGATGACCGGCGTCATCGCCACGCTCACGATCCCGCCGCAGCTCAGTGTCGTCCCGCTGTTCATGATGATGTCCGACATCGGCTGGGGCGGGCAGCTGGAGTCGGTGATCTTCCCGACCCTGGTGAGCGCCTTCGGGGTGTTCTTCATGCGGCAGTACTTGAGCGAGGCGCTGCCCTACGAGCTCGTCGAGGCCGCCAAGATCGACGGCGCGAACAACTTCCGCATCGTGCGCAGCGTGGTCCTGCCGGTGGCCCGCCCCGCCATGATGGTGCTGGGGATGCTCACCTTCGTGCAGGCGTGGAACGACTTCTTCTGGCCCTACCTCGCCCTCAACCAGCAGAACCCCACGCTCCAGGTGGCCCTCGGCCAGCTGAGCGCCTCGTACACCCCGGACCAGAGCATCGTGATGGCCGGTGCGCTGATCAGCACGCTGCCGCTGCTGGTGGTGTTCGTGATCTTCGGCAAGCGGATCGTCGGCGGGATCATGTCCGGCGCCGTCAAGGGCTGA